In Nitrososphaerota archaeon, a single genomic region encodes these proteins:
- a CDS encoding ATP-dependent DNA ligase produces the protein MDYSVVAESYSRLEGISGRNEMTQVLASLLKAVPRDELATLVYLTQGKLKPDYEGVELGLAEKMALRAIGKAGGLSPNSVYQTYVKLGDIGGAAEKLLGNRRQGTLFAEGLTLKRVYSTLLRMAGQGGAGSVEAKQRKLVSLLNDASPLEAKFIMRTVTGELRLGVADYTVLDAAAVAFLGGKTERPKLERAYNVHPDLGFIVESVASKGLKGVESIRVEVGVPIRPMLAERLPSAEAIVKKIGSKSVVAEYKLDGERLQIHKSGNSVSLFSRRLEVITGNYPDAVELVKTHVSAKSAILEAEVVAINEDTGEYLPFQELMHRRRKHGVQQAVEDYPVALNFFDILLAGSTDYTGKAYTVRRSKMLEVVEETERTRLVPALTASDPADLERFMEEAIENGCEGLVVKDPKSTYRAGAREFAWIKLKREYRSELTDTIDLPIIGAFHGKGRRAGNYGTYLLGAYDAKRGVYSSVAKVGTGFSDQDLAAIPKLLKPFESHVKPPNVESNMVPDVWFRPQLVIETIASELTLSPIHTAALGRVRPGAGISLRFPKFTGRVRDDKRPEDGTTVEEIVSMYNGQLKKVAAT, from the coding sequence TTGGATTACTCCGTCGTGGCCGAGTCCTACTCAAGGCTCGAGGGCATCTCTGGGAGGAACGAAATGACGCAAGTGCTGGCCTCTCTGCTGAAGGCGGTCCCCAGGGATGAGCTCGCCACGCTCGTCTACCTCACCCAGGGGAAGCTGAAGCCAGACTACGAAGGGGTGGAGCTGGGCCTGGCGGAGAAGATGGCCCTCAGGGCCATAGGGAAGGCTGGAGGCCTCTCTCCGAACTCAGTCTACCAGACCTATGTGAAGCTCGGAGACATTGGGGGAGCGGCCGAGAAACTGCTAGGAAACAGGCGCCAGGGGACCCTCTTTGCAGAAGGGCTGACACTGAAGAGGGTCTACTCCACCCTCCTGAGGATGGCTGGCCAGGGAGGTGCCGGGTCCGTCGAGGCCAAACAGCGCAAGCTGGTCAGCCTGCTAAACGACGCGTCCCCGCTCGAGGCGAAGTTCATCATGCGGACGGTGACTGGAGAGCTGAGGCTCGGGGTCGCAGACTACACAGTCCTGGACGCGGCTGCGGTCGCCTTCCTTGGCGGCAAGACGGAGAGGCCAAAACTCGAACGCGCCTACAACGTCCACCCAGACCTTGGCTTCATAGTGGAGAGCGTAGCGTCGAAGGGCCTGAAGGGGGTGGAGTCGATCCGGGTGGAGGTCGGGGTCCCCATCCGGCCGATGCTGGCGGAGAGGCTTCCGTCTGCCGAGGCGATAGTGAAGAAGATAGGGTCGAAGTCCGTGGTGGCCGAGTACAAGCTGGACGGAGAACGACTGCAGATACATAAGTCAGGCAACAGCGTTTCCCTGTTCTCAAGGAGGCTGGAGGTGATTACCGGGAACTACCCAGACGCAGTCGAGCTGGTGAAGACTCACGTCTCCGCGAAGTCAGCAATACTCGAGGCCGAGGTGGTCGCCATCAACGAGGACACCGGAGAATACCTTCCCTTCCAGGAACTCATGCACAGGCGTCGGAAGCACGGGGTCCAGCAGGCGGTCGAAGACTACCCCGTGGCCCTGAACTTCTTCGACATCCTTCTCGCCGGTTCGACGGATTACACGGGCAAGGCCTACACGGTGAGAAGGAGCAAGATGCTCGAGGTGGTCGAGGAAACCGAAAGGACTCGGCTCGTCCCCGCCCTGACCGCCTCAGACCCGGCAGACCTGGAGAGATTCATGGAAGAGGCCATCGAGAACGGCTGCGAAGGGCTGGTCGTCAAGGACCCGAAGTCGACCTATCGGGCAGGGGCAAGGGAGTTCGCATGGATCAAGCTGAAGAGGGAGTACAGGAGCGAGCTCACCGACACCATCGACCTTCCGATAATAGGGGCATTCCACGGAAAAGGAAGGCGCGCAGGGAACTACGGAACCTACCTTCTCGGCGCCTACGACGCGAAGAGGGGGGTCTACTCCAGCGTCGCCAAAGTCGGGACGGGCTTCTCCGACCAGGACCTCGCGGCTATCCCTAAGCTCCTGAAGCCCTTCGAGAGCCATGTCAAACCTCCGAACGTCGAGTCGAACATGGTCCCAGACGTCTGGTTCAGGCCGCAGCTGGTCATCGAAACGATCGCGTCGGAGCTGACCCTCTCTCCCATCCACACTGCGGCCCTCGGAAGGGTGAGGCCGGGCGCGGGCATATCACTGAGGTTTCCGAAGTTCACGGGAAGGGTGAGGGACGACAAGAGGCCGGAGGACGGGACCACAGTCGAGGAGATAGTCTCGATGTACAACGGCCAGCTGAAGAAGGTCGCCGCTACCTAG
- a CDS encoding nucleoside phosphorylase has translation MTQEPLDEKGRPYHIRLEKRQVGSIAFLPGDPARVARIAQRLTRPEQLSSNREFTAYGGYVGKERIVVISTGIGGPATAIVVEELARLGVRTMIRVGTCGAITSRAKVGSVIIADAAVRMDGTSALYVQRGYPAAATPGIVMALSHAARKLKVQGTVGIAASTDSFYVGQGRKGFGGYFPPESAGITKRLQQARVLCFEMEAATLFTLGRLFGLQTGAVFAVVANRATNEFKLGSGIDAAIDVAVGSVRHFKKYGV, from the coding sequence GTGACTCAAGAACCCCTGGATGAAAAGGGGAGGCCGTATCACATCAGACTCGAGAAGAGGCAGGTCGGCAGCATCGCGTTCCTTCCGGGAGACCCGGCGAGAGTCGCAAGGATAGCCCAGAGGCTCACGCGCCCTGAGCAGCTCTCTTCGAACAGAGAGTTCACGGCCTACGGGGGTTACGTGGGGAAGGAGCGAATCGTCGTGATAAGCACTGGGATTGGAGGTCCGGCCACGGCGATTGTCGTGGAGGAGTTGGCAAGGCTTGGCGTCAGGACTATGATCCGAGTTGGTACCTGCGGAGCGATCACGAGCAGGGCGAAGGTCGGTTCTGTCATCATCGCGGACGCTGCTGTCAGGATGGACGGGACCAGCGCCCTCTACGTCCAGCGAGGATATCCGGCTGCAGCGACCCCTGGCATCGTAATGGCCCTTTCACATGCGGCAAGGAAGCTCAAGGTCCAGGGCACCGTCGGGATCGCGGCATCGACCGATTCCTTCTACGTGGGCCAGGGACGGAAGGGCTTCGGCGGCTACTTCCCACCCGAGAGCGCCGGGATTACGAAGCGGCTGCAGCAGGCCCGCGTGCTCTGTTTCGAGATGGAGGCCGCCACGCTCTTCACTCTGGGAAGGCTCTTCGGCCTGCAGACTGGCGCCGTCTTCGCGGTCGTAGCCAATAGGGCGACCAACGAGTTCAAGCTGGGCTCAGGCATCGACGCGGCCATCGACGTCGCAGTCGGTTCAGTCCGCCACTTCAAGAAGTACGGCGTCTGA
- a CDS encoding GIY-YIG nuclease family protein, with amino-acid sequence MPKRRHYVYILTCSDGTLYTGYTTDMERRLEEHNSGNGARYTRGRGPVVLSYLEESRNRGEALRRELMIKRTSRSTKLLLCGRYSRKSRNSVR; translated from the coding sequence ATGCCAAAGCGACGACACTACGTCTACATCCTGACCTGCTCGGACGGGACGCTCTACACCGGGTACACAACCGACATGGAAAGGCGGCTTGAAGAGCACAACTCAGGGAACGGGGCCAGGTACACCCGCGGCCGAGGCCCCGTTGTGCTGTCCTACCTTGAAGAATCACGGAACAGGGGAGAAGCCCTTAGACGGGAACTCATGATAAAAAGGACGAGCAGGAGCACGAAGCTCCTTCTCTGCGGTCGGTACTCGCGAAAGTCCAGAAACAGCGTCCGCTAG
- a CDS encoding 40S ribosomal protein S25, translating to MGGVKKKSMASMEKSQDSDETAQQSGAATKGKKGKEQKAAPQQQQKRLPFLPPKMSEQEMLKSLTPLKAITVYTASRALGVNASIATGILREMETKNLVRKAGGFSGHTVWAMASA from the coding sequence TTGGGAGGAGTCAAGAAGAAATCCATGGCCTCCATGGAGAAGTCCCAGGATTCAGACGAGACAGCGCAGCAGTCAGGGGCTGCGACCAAGGGGAAGAAGGGAAAGGAGCAGAAGGCTGCGCCTCAGCAGCAGCAGAAGCGACTTCCGTTCCTTCCACCTAAGATGAGCGAGCAGGAGATGCTCAAGAGCCTCACCCCACTGAAGGCGATAACAGTCTATACGGCATCGAGGGCCCTTGGGGTCAACGCTTCCATCGCGACGGGCATCCTCCGCGAGATGGAGACGAAGAACCTCGTAAGGAAGGCAGGCGGGTTCAGCGGCCACACGGTCTGGGCTATGGCTTCGGCCTAG
- a CDS encoding 3-phosphoglycerate dehydrogenase gives MQRIAIFVTERLADEARKILSDYDVFELEADDGALARCEVLMTRPSRARKETLSKLTKLRMVQTMSAGVDSLDFTLLADGVIVCSNAGAYTGPVAEHAWGVLLGLAKGLHARKQQVVPRTLRGRTLLVLGCGAIGSEVARLSKSLGMKTIGVSRSFPNPELFDEKHGLAELGSVIGLADAVVISLPLTGATRGVISYDILSRAKEHVCMVNVGRGELAGEADLIRWLRERPESRYATDVFWKKRGKESFESTAWELPNFAGTLHISGLPLGEKLIGPIVAAAKNVSMYLQTGEAHNRVDRSEYS, from the coding sequence ATGCAGAGGATTGCGATATTCGTAACCGAACGCCTGGCGGACGAGGCCAGGAAGATCCTTTCAGACTACGATGTCTTCGAGCTTGAGGCTGACGACGGTGCCCTGGCCCGATGCGAGGTCCTGATGACCAGGCCTTCGCGTGCGAGGAAAGAGACTTTGTCAAAGTTGACCAAGCTCAGGATGGTCCAGACCATGTCAGCCGGGGTCGATAGCTTGGACTTCACGCTGCTCGCAGATGGTGTCATCGTGTGCTCCAACGCAGGAGCGTACACCGGCCCGGTGGCCGAGCACGCCTGGGGGGTCCTACTCGGGCTTGCGAAGGGACTCCACGCAAGGAAACAGCAGGTCGTCCCGAGAACGCTCAGGGGGAGGACTCTCCTAGTCCTAGGGTGTGGAGCCATCGGCTCGGAAGTCGCCAGGCTCTCGAAGTCCCTCGGAATGAAAACTATCGGGGTCTCGAGGTCGTTCCCAAACCCGGAGCTCTTCGACGAGAAGCATGGCCTGGCGGAGCTCGGGTCTGTCATCGGCCTGGCAGATGCCGTGGTGATATCACTTCCCCTGACCGGGGCGACCAGGGGCGTGATCAGCTACGACATATTATCGAGGGCGAAAGAGCACGTCTGCATGGTCAACGTCGGAAGGGGAGAGCTCGCAGGGGAGGCGGACCTGATCAGGTGGCTCAGAGAACGGCCCGAGAGCAGGTATGCGACCGACGTGTTCTGGAAGAAAAGAGGAAAGGAGAGTTTCGAGAGTACGGCCTGGGAGCTACCCAACTTTGCTGGGACACTCCACATCTCGGGGCTCCCCCTCGGTGAGAAGCTGATCGGCCCTATAGTGGCGGCCGCGAAGAACGTCTCAATGTACCTCCAGACAGGGGAGGCCCACAACCGGGTCGACCGGTCAGAATATTCCTAG
- a CDS encoding thymidine kinase translates to MTLEVIIGPMFSGKTSELIRLVEREVYAKRKGAIFKIAFDKRYSARQVVTHNGLRYDAYTVASSAHGLKKIEELAGPDGLDAIGVDEVNFFPEEIVGLLDRLADKKKVIACGLNLNFRAEPFPSTMELAARADRVRYLSAVCVVCGQEATRTQRLIGGKPAPKDSPVIVVGGKELYEPRCRNCYVSPR, encoded by the coding sequence TTGACCCTCGAAGTCATCATCGGGCCAATGTTCTCGGGCAAGACCTCGGAGCTCATCAGGCTGGTGGAGAGGGAGGTCTACGCCAAAAGGAAGGGTGCCATCTTCAAGATAGCCTTCGACAAGAGATACAGCGCGCGCCAGGTGGTCACTCACAACGGGCTGAGGTACGACGCCTACACCGTGGCCTCCTCCGCGCACGGGCTGAAGAAGATAGAGGAGCTCGCCGGCCCTGACGGCCTCGACGCCATAGGTGTGGACGAGGTGAACTTCTTCCCCGAGGAGATCGTGGGACTTCTGGACAGGCTGGCCGACAAGAAGAAGGTCATCGCCTGCGGCCTCAACCTGAACTTCAGGGCCGAGCCCTTCCCGTCAACCATGGAGCTGGCGGCTAGGGCCGACAGGGTCAGGTATCTCAGCGCAGTGTGTGTCGTCTGCGGCCAAGAGGCGACGAGGACCCAGAGGCTCATAGGCGGGAAGCCGGCCCCGAAGGATTCTCCGGTCATTGTGGTTGGGGGCAAGGAGCTCTACGAACCGCGGTGCAGGAACTGCTATGTCTCCCCTCGGTGA
- a CDS encoding DNA-directed RNA polymerase subunit K has product MGRAEKDLSDDGEGANSLRGSSMSPTKIQKKARQPSIASFEVKIGPPKLTRFERARIVGARSLQIAMGAPSFIPMEGRYRGPIEIATLELEEDALPISIRRSLPNGVTQDIPIKALSK; this is encoded by the coding sequence GTGGGTCGCGCGGAAAAAGACTTATCAGATGACGGCGAAGGGGCAAATTCGCTCCGGGGCTCCTCGATGTCACCTACTAAGATACAGAAGAAGGCTAGGCAACCCTCAATCGCTTCTTTTGAGGTCAAGATAGGTCCTCCGAAGCTCACGAGGTTTGAAAGGGCCAGGATTGTTGGCGCAAGGTCACTGCAGATCGCCATGGGGGCGCCGTCCTTTATTCCGATGGAGGGACGTTACAGAGGGCCCATAGAGATAGCAACGTTAGAGCTGGAGGAAGACGCCCTTCCGATATCGATCAGAAGGTCTCTCCCGAACGGAGTCACCCAGGACATCCCGATAAAAGCCCTGTCCAAGTAA
- the upp gene encoding uracil phosphoribosyltransferase — MPRPKVTVMDHPMVMEQLALARDRQTNQVAFRKAIYRLGRFMAYEFLRTMETQQVELQTPLAKSSGRRLKGKDKVVIILVLRAAIPFVEGMYKNLPMARTGVISAWRGRAPNFPVEVQYAKVPEIRRDDVVIIADPMLATGHTLVEVAKKVAEMGKPKRLAFFSVISAMQGIEYVAKHFPKAEFYTCAVDPELDDHGYIVPGLGDAGDRAFGAPTR; from the coding sequence GTGCCTCGGCCCAAGGTCACAGTTATGGACCATCCGATGGTGATGGAGCAGCTGGCGCTCGCCCGGGACAGGCAGACGAACCAGGTGGCGTTCAGGAAGGCGATATATCGATTGGGGCGCTTTATGGCCTATGAGTTCCTTAGGACCATGGAGACCCAGCAGGTCGAGTTGCAGACGCCCCTCGCCAAGTCCTCTGGAAGGAGACTAAAGGGGAAAGACAAGGTCGTGATCATCCTCGTCCTGAGGGCGGCGATTCCCTTTGTCGAAGGGATGTACAAGAATCTGCCCATGGCCAGGACCGGGGTGATAAGCGCCTGGCGCGGAAGGGCCCCGAACTTCCCCGTAGAAGTCCAGTACGCCAAGGTCCCAGAGATAAGGCGGGACGACGTCGTGATAATAGCCGACCCGATGCTTGCGACCGGTCACACCCTGGTGGAGGTTGCGAAGAAGGTAGCGGAAATGGGGAAGCCGAAGCGGCTGGCGTTCTTCTCGGTCATCTCCGCGATGCAGGGCATCGAATACGTGGCGAAGCACTTCCCCAAGGCTGAGTTCTACACCTGTGCCGTCGACCCGGAGCTCGACGACCATGGATACATCGTTCCCGGTCTGGGAGACGCGGGGGACAGGGCCTTCGGCGCCCCGACTAGGTAG
- a CDS encoding DNA-binding protein, which yields MQTQGAPSQRAPSNHIFVGKKPVMSYAMSALIQLTQAGEIVVKARGMAIGRAVDVAEIVTKRLANGQFRVKDIGINTEVVGEGAEQRNVSSIEIVVGK from the coding sequence ATGCAAACCCAAGGCGCGCCCTCGCAAAGGGCGCCTTCCAACCACATATTCGTCGGCAAGAAGCCTGTCATGAGCTACGCGATGAGCGCGCTCATACAGCTCACTCAAGCCGGTGAGATAGTGGTCAAGGCAAGGGGAATGGCCATCGGCAGAGCAGTCGACGTGGCGGAGATCGTCACGAAGCGGCTCGCTAACGGCCAGTTCAGAGTCAAGGACATCGGCATAAACACCGAAGTCGTTGGCGAAGGCGCTGAGCAGAGAAACGTCTCCTCAATAGAAATAGTCGTCGGCAAGTAA
- a CDS encoding alkaline phosphatase family protein, whose translation MKIGYVLLDGCADRPNPKLNFTTPLEAAFTPNLDEIASRSRLGRVVTVRRGVAPESDIAVFNMLGYSFDQGYPGRGVVEAVGAGVDLERGDLALRANFASVVGRRIVDRRAGRNLTEAEALRLSEDLKTIKLRDAEFEFRPTISYRGVLVIRSRGGLSAGITNTDPAYAKVGGFGAARPTKTNERVLECRPESDDPAARLAARLVNEFTAKSLVVLASSDVNRERKREGKVPANAILLRDAGDHVPQVEPFETKYGMKGTAVVEMPAEVGIARILRMKMVEVADRKDIREKASLFTRELHEGTVVYVHIKGPDEFGHDGDAVGKKKSIEEIDRGFFSTVKDDGSDIRLGVSCDHATPCTMMMHSSDPVPLLITGGQKRDAKRFTERGARRGSLGLLQGRDVLARVAEGPFRRRTS comes from the coding sequence CTCGAGGCGGCTTTCACCCCGAACCTCGACGAGATCGCAAGCCGCTCAAGACTCGGAAGGGTGGTGACGGTCCGGAGAGGGGTCGCGCCTGAGTCCGACATCGCGGTCTTCAACATGCTTGGCTATTCGTTCGACCAGGGATACCCTGGTCGAGGGGTCGTGGAGGCCGTCGGGGCGGGCGTTGACCTCGAGCGAGGGGACCTGGCCCTGAGGGCGAACTTTGCGTCGGTGGTGGGGAGGCGCATCGTCGACCGGAGGGCGGGGAGAAACCTGACCGAAGCAGAGGCGCTCCGTCTCTCAGAGGACCTGAAGACCATCAAGCTGCGAGACGCGGAGTTCGAATTCAGACCAACCATCTCGTATAGGGGGGTCCTCGTCATCCGGTCGAGGGGTGGCCTTTCAGCCGGGATTACCAACACCGACCCCGCCTACGCGAAGGTGGGAGGCTTCGGAGCCGCGAGGCCGACGAAGACCAACGAGCGCGTCCTCGAATGCCGCCCGGAGTCGGATGACCCAGCCGCCAGACTGGCTGCGAGGCTAGTCAACGAGTTCACCGCCAAGAGCCTCGTCGTCCTCGCCTCGAGCGATGTCAACCGGGAGCGAAAGCGGGAAGGGAAGGTCCCCGCCAATGCCATCCTTCTCCGCGACGCGGGGGACCACGTCCCCCAGGTCGAACCCTTCGAGACGAAGTACGGCATGAAGGGAACGGCAGTCGTCGAGATGCCAGCTGAGGTGGGGATAGCCAGGATCCTGAGGATGAAGATGGTCGAGGTCGCCGACAGGAAGGACATCAGGGAAAAGGCATCACTCTTCACCAGGGAACTGCACGAGGGGACGGTGGTCTACGTGCACATCAAAGGGCCCGACGAGTTCGGGCATGACGGAGACGCGGTGGGCAAGAAGAAGAGCATCGAGGAAATCGACAGGGGTTTCTTTTCGACGGTGAAAGACGACGGATCAGACATCAGGCTCGGAGTCTCCTGCGACCATGCGACGCCCTGCACCATGATGATGCATTCGAGCGACCCCGTCCCACTCCTGATTACGGGAGGCCAGAAGAGGGATGCCAAGCGCTTCACTGAAAGGGGCGCGAGGAGGGGCTCCCTCGGGCTACTCCAAGGCAGGGATGTGCTGGCCAGGGTCGCGGAAGGTCCGTTCAGACGCCGTACTTCTTGA